Sequence from the Burkholderia cepacia genome:
GCGCGAGCGCGTCGAGGCGCCCGCTCTTCATGTCTTTCGCGATGCCGGACACCTGCGGCTCGAGCCGCGGGTCGATGCCGCGCAACGCGACGCCGGTGACCTTGCCGCCGTGCGTGAGCAGCGCCTGGGCCTCGACATACGGCGCCGCGCTTTTGACCGACGAATTGCGCAGCGACTCGCCGGCGGTCTGCTTCCAGTCGGGCAGCGCGCCGGTGGGCGAGAAGATTTCCACGTGCGCGAGCACGGCAAGCATGCGGTCCCGCACCTCGCTCCTGAACCCGTTCATCACGGACAGCACGATGATCAGCGCGGCCACGCCGAGCGCGATGCCCGACATCGACGCAACGGCGATGAACGAAATGAAGCCGTTGCCTGTCGTGCCGGTCGTGCGCTTGCCGACGCGGGTGTACCGCAACCCGATCTGCCATTCGTACGGGACTTTCAAGCGCTGTCCTCTGAAGAGGGGTTCGTCAACGGGAGCACTTTAAACGAACATCGAGGTCACGATTTGCGACGCGGAATGTCCAGCTCGAAGATCGACCCGCCGGCGCGCGACGTGACATACCGCGCCTGGCCTTGGTGCGCCTGCGCTATCGCGCGGACGACGGACAGGCCGAGGCCGGAGCCGCCGAATTTGCGGGAACGCGACACGTCCGCACGCGTAAAAGGCTCGAACGCATGTCGCGCGAATTCGGGGCTGAGGCCGGGGCCTTCGTCTTCCACGCGAAGAACGACGCTCGAACCCTGGACCGCCATCTCGATGCGAAGCTTGCCGGGCACCGCATAGCGGCGCGCGTTGTCGAGCAGCGCGAGCAGCGCCTGCCGGATGCGCGCGCCGTCGCATGGCACGACGCTCGCGGTGGTCGCCATTTCGACGGCAAAACCGGCGTCGTGCAGCGCGTCGCTGACGGAATCGACGGCGCTCCGGACTTCGAGCTCGATGTCGGTCGGCTGGATGTTCATGTCCAGGCGCCCGATGTCCTGCAGCGTGACGATGTGCAGGTCGTCGACGAGCCGGGACAAGCCTTCGACCTGATTCAGCAGGCCCCGGAACAGCGATTCGTCAGGCTCGAACACCTTGTCCCGCAGGCCCTGCAGCCGGCCCCTGAGGATCGTGAGCGGGGTGCGCAGTTCATGGACGATCGCCGCGTTCCACGCCGTCATCTCGGAGGTCATGCCCTGCAGCCGGATCGCCATCGCGTTGAAGTCGTCGACCAGCAGTGCCGTCTCGCCGAGCGAGCGGTCGCCGGGAATCGCCCGGGCGTCCAGGTCGCCGGCGGCGATGCTGCGCGCGCTTTCCGCAAGCGAGTTGAGCGGCTTGAGAATGCGCCGGGCCAGCCGGGTCGCCATCACGACCGCGGCGATCAGCCCCGTCAGCAACAGGATCGCGAAGATCAGGTAATCGGCCGCGTGCGGGATGAGCACATCGATGACGCGCTCGTGCGTGGGCGGCGAAAAGGTGAACAGCAACCCGTAGATGACGAACAGGCCGACAAAGATGATCAGCGTCGTGGTGACCGAGACCAGCCCCATCGACAGCACGATCTGCCGGCTCAGCTTGCTGCGCGTGTTCACTGGATTCTCTGCAGCCGGTAGCCGACGCC
This genomic interval carries:
- a CDS encoding ATP-binding protein, with the protein product MNTRSKLSRQIVLSMGLVSVTTTLIIFVGLFVIYGLLFTFSPPTHERVIDVLIPHAADYLIFAILLLTGLIAAVVMATRLARRILKPLNSLAESARSIAAGDLDARAIPGDRSLGETALLVDDFNAMAIRLQGMTSEMTAWNAAIVHELRTPLTILRGRLQGLRDKVFEPDESLFRGLLNQVEGLSRLVDDLHIVTLQDIGRLDMNIQPTDIELEVRSAVDSVSDALHDAGFAVEMATTASVVPCDGARIRQALLALLDNARRYAVPGKLRIEMAVQGSSVVLRVEDEGPGLSPEFARHAFEPFTRADVSRSRKFGGSGLGLSVVRAIAQAHQGQARYVTSRAGGSIFELDIPRRKS